A region of uncultured Draconibacterium sp. DNA encodes the following proteins:
- a CDS encoding alpha-amylase family protein: MKNLVSIFFLILVLFACQPNHQQKPEKPDSQQGKYVVYQVFTRLFGNTNTTNKPWGTIDENGVGKFNDFTDRALEEIKSMGVTHIWYTGVPHHDVITDYTEYGISNDDPDVVKGRAGSPYAVKDYYNVDPDLAVDPANRMAEFEALIERTHKHGLKVIIDIVPNHVARNYQSISKPEGVSDFGEYDDTSVEYKRDNNFYYIPGEAFKVPEFLNGYQPLGGDKHPLSDGKFDENPAKWTGNGARLAQPGFYDWYETVKVNYGVKPDGTYDFDLLPEGFDREDYKAHFEFWQDKDVPDSWEKFKNIALYWMEKGVDGFRYDMAEMVPVEFWSYMNSALKMKNPDAFLLAEVYNPALYRDYIHKGKMDYLYDKVELYDTLKHIMQGHGSTDNLPAIYDGLADIEHHMLHFLENHDEQRIASAGFAGKAEKGKPAMVVSTCLSTSPTMIYFGQNVGEPGDGDRGFGDETRTSIFDYCGVPAHQRWMNNGKFDGGQSTPKEKELNEFYKTLLSFSAHSAALMGKYKEIHSYNRQNTEGYTDKVFSFVRWNGDDRLIVVSNFEEVPYKFQLKLDEKTLKAMHLTDGLYQLTDQLANEDELVLEVKNGKGKVEIALSGLESFILKMDLIADLVE, translated from the coding sequence ATGAAAAATCTTGTTTCCATATTTTTTTTAATTCTGGTATTATTTGCCTGCCAGCCCAATCATCAGCAAAAACCAGAAAAACCCGATTCTCAGCAAGGAAAATATGTGGTTTACCAGGTATTTACCCGTTTGTTCGGAAATACCAACACCACCAATAAACCATGGGGAACTATTGATGAAAACGGGGTGGGTAAGTTCAACGACTTTACCGACCGTGCATTGGAAGAAATTAAATCGATGGGTGTTACGCACATTTGGTATACGGGTGTTCCACATCATGATGTGATAACCGATTATACCGAATATGGCATTTCAAACGATGACCCTGATGTGGTAAAAGGCCGCGCCGGCTCACCTTATGCGGTGAAGGATTATTATAACGTTGATCCTGATCTGGCTGTTGACCCGGCAAACCGAATGGCAGAATTTGAAGCATTGATCGAGCGCACTCATAAACACGGCTTGAAAGTGATCATCGACATTGTTCCCAATCATGTTGCCCGGAATTATCAGTCAATTTCGAAACCCGAAGGCGTTTCTGATTTTGGTGAATACGACGATACTTCGGTGGAATACAAACGTGATAATAACTTTTATTACATTCCCGGCGAGGCATTTAAGGTGCCGGAATTTTTGAATGGTTACCAACCTTTAGGTGGTGATAAGCATCCGCTGTCTGATGGGAAATTTGATGAAAACCCCGCGAAATGGACCGGAAACGGCGCACGTTTAGCACAACCCGGATTTTATGACTGGTACGAAACGGTAAAAGTAAATTACGGTGTAAAACCTGATGGGACCTACGATTTTGATTTACTTCCCGAAGGTTTTGACAGGGAAGATTACAAAGCTCATTTTGAATTCTGGCAGGATAAAGATGTACCGGATTCATGGGAGAAGTTTAAAAATATTGCTTTGTATTGGATGGAAAAGGGTGTAGATGGTTTCCGTTATGATATGGCTGAAATGGTTCCGGTGGAATTCTGGAGCTACATGAATTCGGCATTAAAAATGAAAAATCCCGATGCGTTTTTGTTGGCGGAAGTTTATAATCCTGCCCTTTACCGCGACTATATTCATAAAGGGAAAATGGATTACCTATATGATAAAGTGGAACTGTACGATACGCTGAAACATATTATGCAGGGGCATGGAAGCACTGATAATCTTCCGGCGATTTACGATGGGTTGGCTGATATCGAACATCATATGTTACACTTTTTGGAAAATCACGATGAGCAGCGTATTGCCAGTGCCGGTTTTGCCGGAAAAGCCGAAAAAGGAAAACCGGCGATGGTGGTATCAACTTGTTTGAGTACTTCGCCAACCATGATATATTTTGGACAAAATGTTGGTGAGCCCGGCGACGGAGATAGGGGATTTGGCGATGAAACACGAACTTCTATTTTTGATTATTGTGGTGTGCCTGCTCATCAACGCTGGATGAACAATGGGAAATTTGATGGAGGGCAGTCAACGCCGAAAGAAAAAGAATTAAACGAATTTTATAAAACCCTCCTGAGTTTCTCTGCACATTCTGCAGCTTTGATGGGCAAGTACAAAGAAATTCACTCGTACAACCGGCAAAATACAGAAGGATACACCGACAAGGTATTTTCGTTTGTTCGCTGGAACGGAGATGACCGTTTGATAGTGGTGAGTAATTTCGAAGAAGTCCCGTACAAATTTCAATTGAAACTGGATGAAAAAACACTAAAGGCCATGCATTTAACAGACGGTTTGTATCAACTAACTGACCAACTGGCAAATGAAGATGAATTGGTACTGGAGGTGAAAAATGGAAAGGGTAAGGTTGAAATAGCATTATCAGGGCTGGAATCGTTCATTTTGAAAATGGATTTGATTGCAGATCTTGTAGAATAA
- a CDS encoding glycoside hydrolase family 13 protein, whose product MKKLITLFIILLTLNVVGQEVARVEPPNWWAGMKNPDLQLMIYGEDISKTDVVIDYPGVRLEATTKVENPNYLFVDLKLAKDVKPGEFEIQFKQGDKVVDSYNYELWDRENGSAKREGFNSSDVIYLITPDRFVNGDTGNDEVEGMKEGLDRDYNYGRHGGDIRGIINSLDYLQNMGFTAVWLNPVLENDMPEASYHGYACTDFYQVDRRFGSNDEYRELNEELDKRGMKLIMDLIFNHCGSEHWWMHDMPMKDWINNYPEMKITTHRRTVNEDPHASEADKKAMVDGWFVSAMPDMNQKNPYLAKYLIQNSIWWVEYVGLEGIRQDTWPYPDKNMMSEWTKELLEEYPDFNVVGEEWTTNPAIVSYWQKGKLNQDGYKNYAPSMMDFPLQSAVSEGLRNEESFDFGLIQIYNALANDFLYPDPYKLTIFPDNHDMSRFYVQVGEDVDLLKMGVAFFLTTRGIPQIYYGTEILMRHDGSEHGDIRADYPGGWEGDKINAFTGEGMSDAAKDMQHYISKIQNWRKNADVIHDGRLMHFVPEDGTYSYFRYTDDEAVMVILNKNTEAKTIKTDRFNEVMDGYKSGKEIISGNTISELSEITVPAKSAVIVELRK is encoded by the coding sequence ATGAAGAAACTTATCACTTTGTTTATCATCCTTCTTACCCTGAATGTTGTGGGCCAGGAAGTAGCACGGGTTGAGCCGCCAAACTGGTGGGCCGGAATGAAAAATCCCGACTTACAATTAATGATTTATGGTGAGGATATATCAAAAACTGATGTGGTGATCGATTACCCGGGAGTAAGGTTGGAGGCCACCACAAAAGTGGAAAATCCGAACTACCTCTTTGTCGATCTGAAGCTGGCAAAGGATGTAAAACCCGGCGAATTTGAAATTCAGTTTAAACAAGGCGATAAAGTTGTAGATAGCTACAATTACGAATTGTGGGACCGCGAAAATGGATCCGCAAAAAGAGAAGGTTTTAATTCTTCTGACGTAATATATCTGATCACCCCTGACCGGTTTGTGAACGGCGATACCGGCAATGACGAGGTGGAAGGAATGAAAGAAGGTCTCGACCGTGATTATAACTATGGCCGCCATGGTGGTGATATTCGTGGAATCATCAATTCGCTGGATTACCTGCAAAACATGGGATTTACTGCCGTTTGGCTAAATCCTGTGCTGGAAAACGATATGCCCGAAGCATCGTACCACGGTTACGCCTGTACCGATTTTTACCAGGTTGACAGACGTTTTGGCTCTAACGATGAGTACCGCGAACTAAACGAAGAATTGGATAAACGCGGAATGAAACTCATTATGGATCTGATCTTTAACCACTGTGGATCGGAACACTGGTGGATGCATGATATGCCTATGAAAGACTGGATCAACAATTACCCGGAAATGAAGATTACCACTCACCGCCGTACGGTGAATGAAGATCCACACGCTTCGGAAGCGGATAAAAAGGCAATGGTGGACGGGTGGTTTGTAAGCGCAATGCCCGACATGAACCAGAAAAATCCCTACCTGGCAAAATACCTTATTCAAAACAGTATTTGGTGGGTTGAATATGTTGGTTTGGAAGGAATTAGACAAGATACATGGCCTTATCCCGACAAGAATATGATGAGCGAATGGACAAAAGAATTACTGGAAGAATACCCTGATTTTAATGTGGTTGGAGAAGAGTGGACCACTAATCCGGCCATTGTTTCGTACTGGCAAAAGGGAAAACTCAACCAGGACGGTTATAAGAATTATGCACCAAGTATGATGGATTTTCCATTGCAGAGTGCGGTTTCTGAAGGATTACGCAACGAAGAAAGTTTCGACTTCGGGTTGATTCAGATTTATAATGCATTGGCTAACGACTTTTTATACCCCGATCCTTACAAACTGACCATTTTCCCGGACAACCACGATATGTCGCGCTTCTATGTTCAGGTGGGCGAAGATGTTGATTTGCTGAAAATGGGTGTGGCTTTCTTTTTAACTACCCGTGGAATTCCGCAAATTTATTACGGTACCGAAATTCTGATGCGCCACGATGGAAGTGAACACGGCGATATTCGTGCTGATTATCCCGGCGGTTGGGAAGGCGATAAAATAAATGCGTTTACCGGCGAAGGAATGAGCGATGCAGCAAAAGATATGCAGCACTATATTTCTAAAATACAGAACTGGCGAAAAAATGCCGATGTAATTCACGATGGGAGATTGATGCACTTTGTTCCAGAAGATGGAACTTACAGTTATTTCCGTTATACTGATGACGAAGCTGTGATGGTTATTCTGAATAAAAACACCGAAGCAAAAACCATCAAAACAGATCGTTTTAATGAAGTGATGGATGGTTATAAATCGGGTAAAGAAATTATCTCGGGTAACACCATTTCAGAACTCTCGGAAATTACGGTTCCTGCAAAATCAGCGGTAATTGTAGAGTTACGTAAGTAA